The Epinephelus lanceolatus isolate andai-2023 chromosome 12, ASM4190304v1, whole genome shotgun sequence genome segment GGCCGATGCCAAGAGCCGGccctggtgtgtgtttgttgacagGAGTCACACCCTGAAACACTGATGCTGCATTCAGGTCACATGGGAAAGATGGGAGAGATAAGACATAGTATTTGGGAATGTGAGATTTGAGGCTAAACGTTCAAATGTCTCTGATTTGTTGAATTCTGATTAAAGAACATGGAAACACTTGGAACCAAATGTAAAGAATCATATTTTCAtgtcatgattttatgactgGACCTGATATAAGCtgctcatttttacatttgttgttGGAGTTCAGATATTTCACACGTTATAAAAGCTGAGTcactcactgtcactgtggTAGTGTTTGGTTTCCTAGTGTCTCTGTTAGGTGCTGTCTGCTGAGAACATTTCTCCCAGATCGATTCtgtcatatcaacatttatacatgtttaaaatcaaagttttaaaaattaaaatgagacCTCATCAAGCTCAGGAACAAATCATGTTTGTGCTGGCCACATCTgatcaaaacaaagatttaaataACAAATTTCACTTGAATGACTTGTGACGACACAAATTATGATCTGCATCCAAATTTATTTGATGTTcatggacacaaaaacagaaagcaaacacTATTAAATGACTCTTGTTCAGTGATTTCATGTTCAGATTCACTTCATCCACACAAGAATCTCAGCTGTGTACAAGACAATAATGAATGATGTCCTTATTGATTATGATCAGGATCATTACACTTCTATAAAACcccataacaacaacaacatttggtctgccaaacaaataaatgtgattatagatttctttacagatgaacacaaagacaacaaagtgtggaggataaaggaggtgacacacacaggaaggagcgccacctacacacactcaaacatttacacaacaaCTCAGGAGAAGATGTCAAAGTCCCGCCCAcaatgtttgactgacagctgatctgTGTGCAGTGAAGAAACACCACAacaatcagctgtcagcaacaaacatggagaccaaacacagagtttaacccttaaatgacttctgactGTTTGACTTGACACAACTCAGCTGTGGAATCAGGATGAAGCCAAAGTCCAGCATACagaggctgagtgaatgtggtctggactctgtggaggagagtcatggtttcagagacgctgtagaaggacagaatacctgcacTGTGATCCAGGTACACTCCTACTCTGGAGGACCGAGGACCTGAGACACGAGTTTTGACTTTGTTGTGATAAAAGTTATAACTGTTATTGTCACATCTTAACATCCAAGATTTGTCATTGTGTCCAAATAAACATTCATCCCCCCACCCTGCTCTGCTGATATTCTTGTATGCGACTGCTACATaaactcctcctctccactccacctcccagtaacaacgtCCAGTCAGACTCTCTCTACTCAGGACCTGACAACATCCAGTGAATCTGTCTGGGTGTTTAGAATAAGACTGTTGTTGTCTCATTACTGTCACTTTCCTGTTCCCCTCAGATAATAACAGccatgtgtttgctgtgtttggatcCAGTGTGATGTGACGTGAATATCTGAAGAACTCAGCTCTGGTCTTGGGCTCTGGTTGTGGCAGTAAAACATCCACTTCAGTCCCTGTCAGTGAGGCGTTTGTCCATGTGTCCCTCAGAGCGTCCTGTAGTTTACCTCTGACTCCTGACACAGCCGCTGTCACGTCCTCAAAGTAGTGGCGAGGACGGATGTTGATGCTGGATGAGTGTGTGgcttcactgagtgctgacagTGAGGGGTAGTTGTGTAGAAACTGGGtgtgatcctctgtgtgtgagagcttcTTCAGCTCAGCgtctttcctcttcagctcagtgatctcctgctccagcttctcctgaagctctttgactcgactcacttcagtttcctgctgccatctgagctgctgcttcacatcagaGCGTCTTTTCTCCATGAGACGGATCAGCTCAGTGAAGATCTTCTCACTGTGCTCCACTGCTTTATCAGCAGAGCGACTGAtagcctccacctcctgttggagcagcttcacatctttctctgtgtcctggattctctgctggatgttttgtcgactcccctccagctctctctgcctctcagtcctttctgctgcagctgacactgtGTCGTGGCCTTTATGTTCATCCACAGAGCAGAGATAACAGATACACTGCTGATCAGTGCGGcagaacatcttcatcacctcatcatgACGAGAGCAGATGTTCTCCTGCAGCTTCTTGGAGGGCTCCACCAGCTTGTGTTTCTGTAATGGAGCCGAGTCACGATGAGGCTGGAGGTGTTTCTCACAGTAAGAGGCCACACACTGCAGACAGGACTTGAAGGCTTTCAGTTTCCTCCCAGTGCAGACATCACAGGCCACATCTTCAGCTCCAGCATAGCAgtgatcagcaggagcagcttggAGTCCAGTCTTCTTCAGTTGCTCCACTAAAACTGCTAACATGGTGTTTTTCCTCAGGACAGGCCTCGGTGTGAAGCTCTGCCTACACTGAGGGCAGCTGTAGATTCTCTTCTCATCCTCTCCATCCCAGAAGCTTTGAATACAGTTGATGCAGTAGCTGTGTCCACAGGGAAGAGCCCCCGGATCCTTCAGTAGATCCAGACAGATGGAACAAGAGAAGGTTTCTCGGTCCAGCTCAACTCCTTTCTGCGCCATTTCACCTCTCAGTGATGGTGACTGTCAAATAGTTTTATTCTCTctgatcagaaaaacaaatctgttgatAGAGACGAGCTGGCttcaggaggagggaggagagggaagtcTTTTCAGGCTTTGCTGCATTCCACAAGGAgtggtgagaggcagggtgtGTTATCTGACATTTACAACAGGCAGTAAGAACAGATTCAAACTAcgacactcagctcacacagtTAGACATTTCATGTTAGTTAAATGTTTCACTTTTTCAAGTAAAGTTAATGCAGTTGTTGGAAACTCGTAGTTCAAAGGATTCAAAAGTCTATcggaaataataattattaaaaatgtttatcGACCATTTTcagtaaaatattcagttttcagcagcattccggaaaaaggaaaaatgatagTTAGTTGATTAAACCAGTCTcatgaaataaaccaaactatCAATGCAGAACTCTGAGCAATAATTAGATAATAGCTATAACCACAGTCACCATATCAGCTGTAAagatacactgaacaaaaatataaacgcaacatttttgtttttgctcccatttttcgtgagctggactcaaagatctaaaactttttctatacacacaacagaccatttccctcaaatatcgTTCACAAATCtatctaaatctgtgttagtgagcacttctcctttgccgagataatccatcccacctcacaggtgtggcatatcaagatgctgattagacagcatgattattgcacaggtgtgccttaggctggccacaataaaaggccactctaaaatgttcagttttatcacacagcacaatgccacagatgttgcaagttttgagggagcgtgcaattggcatgtccaccagagctgttgcccgtgaattgaatgttcatttctctaccataagccatctccaaccggcctcacaaccgcagaccacgtgtaaccacaccagcccaggacgtccacatccagcatgttcacctccaagatcgtctgagaccagccacccggacagctgctgcaacaatcggtttgcataaccaaagaatttctgcacaaactgtcagaaaccgtctcagggaagatcatctgcatgctcgtcgtcctcatcggggtctcgacctgactgcagttcgtcgttgtaaccgacttgagtgggtaaatgctcacattcgatggcgtctggcacgttgaggtgttctcttcatggatgaatcctggttttcactgttcagggcagatggcagacagtgtgtgtggcgttgtgtgggtgagcggtttgctaatgtcaacgttgtggatcgagtggcctatggtggcggtggggttatggtatgggcaggcgtatgttatggacaacgaacacaggtgcattttattgatggcattttgaatgtacagagataccgtgacgagatcctgaggcccattgttgtgccattcatccacgaccatcacctcatgttgcagcatgataatgcacggccccatgttgcaaggatctgtacacaattcctggaagctgaaaacatcccagttcttgcatggccagcatactcaccggacatgtcacccattgagcatgtttgggatgctctggatcggcgtatacgacagcgtgttccagttcctgccaatatccagcagcttcacacagccactgaagaggagtggaccaacattccacaggccacaatcaacaacctgatcaactctatgcgaaggagatgtgttgcactgcgtgaggcaaatggtggtcacaccagatactgactggttttctgacccccccccccccccccccgaataaagcaaaactgcacatttcagagtggccttttattgtggccagcctaaggcacacctgcgcaatattcatgctgtctaatcagcatcttgatatgccacacctgtgaggtgggatggattatctcggcaaaggagaagtgctcactaacacagatttagacagatttgtgaacaatatttgagggaaatggtcttttgtgtatgtagaaaaagttttagatctttgagtccagctcacgaaaaatgggagcaaaaacaaaagttttgcgtttatatttttgttcaatgTAGAAGGATTTTAGGGTTCTTGACATCCCAGCTGGTCACCAACGTTTTCCAATGTttatatttggttgaattttggTTGTGATGTCTGTttaccaaaattcaatgtcaggacaatGTCTGATGCCAGCGTCAGTTGTTGTCAAACACTGACGACACATGACACTGATTTTTTGGCGGTTTGAATTTGTGCAGTGAGGTACCCAAAATCCAACATCTTCCAAACATCTCATGTTTTCACCATGAACTGATTGATGACTGATGGATGGATCTGTAGAATATTGTTTTTTGCATTTGATTAATATTTATAGTTTTCTCGCAGCAAATCACACTGAGGTCacttaaactttttattttcatcatgactGTGATTGTGAGGAAAACTGTTGATATTAAATGATGACCTTGAAATCAAAACACTGTGTGGTGTTTATTAGTTGAAATAAAGGAGGTCAAACTAAAGTGTCACCTTCAGTCAGTGAGGATCATGAgccaaacaaacattaataaagacaatcatttcagctttttgtaatttaaaTCATGAAATCCTAGCATGTGTGTAAAGGtgaggtgtcagagaggagtgtgAACACAGGTGCATCACCAGGTGCCATTTTATCACCTCTGTTCTTTTCTCTGTAAACCAATGAGTTGAAACTCAAACACACTGCTGATGATGTGGCACTGGTTGGCCTTCTGTGTGAGGGGGACTCTGCAAAAGGTGGCACATATTTGAATCATGTAgtttctctgcagcagtggtgtgAGGAGAGTGTGTTTAATAAATGTAGGTGAAACCAGGAGCTTCTTTAATCAGCAGCACACCAGACGCTCCTCATACATTTCAACCTTTGACCATCACTGGCTGCCTGATCTTCACACAGAGAGGACTGAGTGTATATTTAAGGAAACCTGAACGTTTAGTGGTCTGACACAATTTAGCACCATGTGTGACACCATGTGTGTTTATTATCAAATGGTTTCATGAGtctaaaaactaaaacatgCAGACAAAGTGAGTGGAGGAGCTTTAACCTCCTCTACCTCCCTGCTTAGCAGGATGAAGGCGCCCTCTTGTGTTGAGCAtcacttttcacatttcactTGTTCACCTGCTGTGATGTTCACTGCAGGAAGACAAGTCCAGAGTTCACTCAGCCTTTGGCAGCTTCACACAACATCAGTAAAGAGACATTTCAATATGTGTAATATcacaatgtttgtgtgtgtaatatcACACTGTGTGCTCTAGCCACTTTGGTGCCCTAGGCGGGATTAGGGTTCGGTGCCCCCACCCCCTAGTTTAACTTTTTTGAAGGAGGATTAGCTATTCTAGCGTTAATATGTCCTGTAGACAAGTTGAATAAATATTGATAGTTGCACTATactttgattatattttgaGTTAGGCCATATTTCCTCTGTAAACTGTATTTGtcatcaaatatattttattgtgctACTTTTACCATAATAATAGAAGTATGGAAGACAGATTTTGGTAATAGATAGTGTTGGTATTCTTGAATGGACTCCTTTTAACAAAGTCAAATATGTGGCaatattgcattcaaatgaaAATTGGGATCTGTGTGCAAGCTACAGTTCCCATTGTTTTCCGTCCCTATGGAgctttataaatgtttaaaggcTTGGCCAACTTACTGACATTGTAAAAATAGACTTTCATAGCCTCCATGTGTGGACAAATGGACGAAAACATTCCAGATGTACAGGCCAGGATGAGTTGCATGTGTAAGTGATGTGAATATTGTGGTAAGAGtatttgtgaatatttgatagaaacaacaaacatgtctctGGATGTGGCCATATTTACAttagaaacatgactgcagcagtAACATACAGTTACAGAACTCACCTGATTCAGGCTGTGTCTCACTGGAAGTCGTGAGGTAGTGAGGTGGTGTGCTGAATCCAGCCATGCTGCTGCTTGTTGCCTGACTTGTAGCTGGATTCAAACAGACAGTACATCCATACTGTTACACCACTGCTTTAAGTCTGTTGTGTCATTCTACTTCATATAAAGTGAAGCACTGTACAAatagactttattttatttgacctaCATTTACTGTAATTAATAACAAGGTTAACCTGGAACAttcaacagtaataataatgacattataataataatattaataatgataaaaatgacaacatagcAGTGTGTCAGAGACCACAAATAATTGGCTAAACTTACATTCTTCAGCGAGTGGAGGAGGTGTCAGAGAAGGcccctctgcagcagcttctcGGGGCTTCTTGTTCAAAACTTTTCTCAGTGCATCTGGACAGATGTGGAGTAGATTTATCTCTTACTGTACAGTACAAGCAAAACATGTAGCTGCAGCAGACAGACTACTACTTGCACCAGTGATGTGTTCAACATAACATGAATTATTATCTAGTTGTGATTATGAATGACTAAAATAAAAGAGGTTGCACTACAGTTATATTGTCACACATTAGTTTTACAGTTGTCCCAATTTGTTATGGAATTCCAGCACAATATCTAATGTGCTGAGTAAGAGGAGGAGCACTAAGCAGCCAGAAGTTAACCAGATACAAACAGCAATAAACCAGCTCAGCAGCTTAACTCAATCCTTGGCAGCGATCACATCATTATCTGGGCGCACCTGAGGGCTTGGAGGTCTTTTCATGATGATAACCCAATAATTTGACAATTTATGACCTCTTGTTGTCTGTCAGTCACAACCTACCTACCTGAGATGCGCACAGATAACTCGTCCCACCCCCCTTTCCCACAGTGACATGACTGAGCACGGTGCAGGACAGGTTCAGGGCCAGGtcaaataatgacaaacaacaggggggttgttgttgttgttgtttactttttctttatttgttctttttttcaagaCAGAGTATGAGGAAAGGGCGCCAGTCGTGGCTGCAAATTATTagtagtatttattttattttatttattctattttattttattttttgagggcTTGCAGCTGCGCCCCTGCCAGCATGTGGCACCCTAGGCGACTGCCTATATGGCCGATGCCAAGAGCCGGCCCTGGTGTGCGTTTGTTGACAGGAGTCACACCCTGAAACACTGATGCTGCATTCAGGTCACATGGGAAAGATGGGAGAGATAAGATATAGTATTTGGGAATGTGAGATTTGAGGCTAAACGTTCAAATGTCTCTGATTTGTTGAATTCTGATTAAAGAACATGGAAACACTTGGAACCAAATGTAAAGAATCATATTTTCAtgtcatgattttatgactgGACCTGATATAAGCtgctcatttttacatttgttgttGGAGTTCAGATATTTCACGTGTTATAAAAGCTGAGTcactcactgtcactgtggTAGTGTTTGGTTTCCTAGTGTCTCTGTTAGGTGCTGTCTGCTGAGAACATTTCTCCCAGATCGATTCtgtcatatcaacatttatacatgtttaaaatcaaagttttaaaaattaaaatgagacCTCATCAAGCTCAGGAACAAATCATGTTTGTGCTGGCCACATCTgatcaaaacaaagatttaaataACAAATTTCACTTGAATGACTTGTGACGACACAAATTATGATCTGCATCCAAATTTATTTGATGTTcatggacacaaaaacagaaagcaaacacTATTAAATGACTCTTGTTCAGTGATTTCATGTTCAGATTCACTTCATCCACACAAGAATCTCAGCTGTGTACAAGACAATAATGAATGATGTCCTTATTGATTATGATCAGGATCATTTCACTTCTATAAAACCTCATAACAACAACATTTGGTCtgccaaacaaataaatgtgattatacatttctttacagatgaacacaaagacaacaaagtGTGGAAGATAAAGGaggtgacacacacaggaaggagcgccacctacacacactcaaacatttacacaacaaCTCAGGAGAAGATGTCAAAGTCCCGCCCAcaatgtttgactgacagctgatctgTGTGCAGTGAAGAAACGCCACAacaatcagctgtcagcaacaaacatggagaccaaacacagagtttaacccttaaatgacttctgactATTTGACTTGACACAACTCAGCTGTGCAATTAATAGAATAAAGACGTAGTCCAGcatagagaggctgagtgaatgtggtctggactctgtggaggagagtcatggtttcagagacgctgtagaaggacagaatacctgcacTGTGATCCAGGTACACTCCTACTCTGGAGGACCGAGGACCTGAGACACGAGTTTTGAGTGTGTTGTGATAAAACTCATAACTGTTATTGTCACATCTTAACACCCAAGATTTGTCATTGTATCCAAATCTACATTCATCATCCCCCCTCCCTGCTCGTCTGATATTCTTGTATGCAACTGCTACATaaactcctcctctccactccacctcccagtaacaacgtCCAGTCAGACTCTCTCTACTCAGGACCTGAGCCCATCCAGTGAATCTGTCTGGGTGATGGGAATAAGACTGTTGTTGACTCATGAATGTCACTTTCCTGTTCCCCTCAGATAATAACAGccatgtgtttgctgtgtttggatcCAGTGTGATGTGAAGTGAATATCTGAAGAACTCAGCTCTGGTCGTGGACTCTGGTTGTGGCAGTAAAACATTCACTTCAgtccctgtcagtgagacatttGTCCATGTGTCCCTCAGAGCGTCCTGTAGTTTATCTTCGATTGCTGACACAGCTGCTGTCACATCCTCAAAGTAGCGGAGAGGACGGATGTTGATGCTGGATGAGTGTGTGgcttcactgagtgctgacagTGAGGGGTAGTTGTGTAGAAACTGGGtgtgatcctctgtgtgtgagagctgctCCAGCTCACCgtctttcctcttcagctcagtgatctcctgctccagcttctcctgaagctctttgactcgactcacttcagtttcctgctgccatctgagctgctgcttcacatcagaGCGTCTTTTCTCCATGAGACGGATCAGCTCAGTGAAGATCTTCTCACTGTGCTCCACTGCTTTATCAGCAGAGCGACTGAtagcctccacctcctgttggagcagcttcacatctttctctgtgtcctggattctctgctggatgttttgtcgactcccctccagctctctctgcctctcagtcctttctgctgcagctgacactgtGTCATGGCCTTTATGTTCTTCCACAGAGCAGAGATAACAGATACACTGCTGATCAGTGCGGcagaacatcttcatcacctcatcatgACGAGAGCAGAtgttctgctgcagcttctTGGAGGGCTCCACCAGCTTGTGTTTCTGTAATGGAGCCGAGTCACAATGAGGCTGGAGGTGTTTCTCACAGTAAGAGGCCACACACTGTAGACAGGACTTGAAGGCTTTCAGTTTCCTCCCAGTGCAGACATCACAGGCCACATCTTCAGCTCCAGCATAGCAgtgatcagcaggagcagcttggAGTCCAGTCTTCTTCAGTTGCTCCACTAAAACTGCTAACATGGTGTTTTTCATCAGGACAGGCCTCGGTGTGAAGCTCTGCCTACACTGAGGGCAGCTGTAGATTCTCTTCTCATCCTCTCCATCCCAGAAGCTTTGAATACAGTTGATGCAGTAGCTGTGTCCACAGGGAAGAGCCACCGGATCCTTCAGTAGATCCAGACAGATGGAACAAGAGAAGGTTTCTCGGTCCAGCTCAACTCCTTTCTGCGCCATTTCACCTCTCAGTGATGGTGACTGTCAAATAGTTTTATTCTCTctgatcagaaaaacaaatctgttgatAGAGACGAGCTGGCttcaggaggagggaggagagggaagtcTTTTCAGGCTTTGCTGCATTCCACAAGGAgtggtgagaggcagggtgtGTTATCTGACATTTACAACAGGCAGTAAGAACAGATTCAAACTAcgacactcagctcacacagtTAGACATTTCATGTTAGTTAAATGTTTCACTTTTTCAAGTAAAGTTAATGCAGTTGTTGGAAACTCGTAGTTCAAAGGATTCAAAAGTCTATcggaaataataattattaaaaatgtttatcGACCATTTTcagtaaaatattcagttttcagcagcattccggaaaaaggaaaaatgatagTTAGTTGATTAAACCAGTCTcatgaaataaaccaaactatC includes the following:
- the LOC144465121 gene encoding tripartite motif-containing protein 16-like — translated: MAQKGVELDRETFSCSICLDLLKDPGALPCGHSYCINCIQSFWDGEDEKRIYSCPQCRQSFTPRPVLRKNTMLAVLVEQLKKTGLQAAPADHCYAGAEDVACDVCTGRKLKAFKSCLQCVASYCEKHLQPHRDSAPLQKHKLVEPSKKLQENICSRHDEVMKMFCRTDQQCICYLCSVDEHKGHDTVSAAAERTERQRELEGSRQNIQQRIQDTEKDVKLLQQEVEAISRSADKAVEHSEKIFTELIRLMEKRRSDVKQQLRWQQETEVSRVKELQEKLEQEITELKRKDAELKKLSHTEDHTQFLHNYPSLSALSEATHSSSINIRPRHYFEDVTAAVSGVRGKLQDALRDTWTNASLTGTEVDVLLPQPEPKTRAEFFRYSRHITLDPNTANTWLLLSEGNRKVTVMRQQQSYSKHPDRFTGCCQVLSRESLTGRCYWEVEWRGGVYVAVAYKNISRAGWGDECLFGHNDKSWMLRCDNNSYNFYHNKVKTRVSGPRSSRVGVYLDHSAGILSFYSVSETMTLLHRVQTTFTQPLYAGLWLHPDSTAELCQVKQSEVI
- the LOC144465120 gene encoding tripartite motif-containing protein 16-like, translating into MAQKGVELDRETFSCSICLDLLKDPVALPCGHSYCINCIQSFWDGEDEKRIYSCPQCRQSFTPRPVLMKNTMLAVLVEQLKKTGLQAAPADHCYAGAEDVACDVCTGRKLKAFKSCLQCVASYCEKHLQPHCDSAPLQKHKLVEPSKKLQQNICSRHDEVMKMFCRTDQQCICYLCSVEEHKGHDTVSAAAERTERQRELEGSRQNIQQRIQDTEKDVKLLQQEVEAISRSADKAVEHSEKIFTELIRLMEKRRSDVKQQLRWQQETEVSRVKELQEKLEQEITELKRKDGELEQLSHTEDHTQFLHNYPSLSALSEATHSSSINIRPLRYFEDVTAAVSAIEDKLQDALRDTWTNVSLTGTEVNVLLPQPESTTRAEFFRYSLHITLDPNTANTWLLLSEGNRKVTFMSQQQSYSHHPDRFTGWAQVLSRESLTGRCYWEVEWRGGVYVAVAYKNIRRAGRGDDECRFGYNDKSWVLRCDNNSYEFYHNTLKTRVSGPRSSRVGVYLDHSAGILSFYSVSETMTLLHRVQTTFTQPLYAGLRLYSINFGTTVKLMCDNITVVQPLLF